One genomic region from Halococcus qingdaonensis encodes:
- a CDS encoding glucose-6-phosphate isomerase, which produces MKIDIGNALASEASPGVSREALDRLDERVARAHERIERGRRDDEFGYAALNLPEATDPDEITETVAPVNDAAYVLVVGIGGSALGAATIAEALGDSRILTLDNVDPDHVSEVLSLLPLSETAVTVVSRSGTTAETLANFLVVREAFAEVGVDWTERVVTITGDSGPLRELADRHDLPALAVPDGVPGRFSALSPVGLAPAAIRGHDIGAILDGGARAADLSPSLFETPAYAYGAVAYALDMRGAVINAMMPYAESLESFAEWFAQLWAESLGKDGLGQLPTRALGATDQHSQLQRYRAGPGNTLVTLVRPRERPDLRVPETDHDDLAYLGGTGLGELLDAEFAATEASLAEAGRPSVRIELDRVDEAGIGELLYTMEVACVLAGELYGIETFTQPAVEWGKRAARGLIGDGNDESDSVAEKTRLVVK; this is translated from the coding sequence ATGAAAATCGACATCGGCAACGCGCTCGCCAGCGAGGCCTCGCCGGGCGTCTCCCGCGAGGCACTCGATCGCCTCGACGAGCGGGTGGCGCGTGCCCACGAGCGCATCGAGCGCGGCCGACGCGACGACGAGTTCGGCTACGCCGCACTGAACCTGCCCGAAGCGACCGACCCCGACGAGATCACGGAGACGGTCGCACCGGTGAACGACGCGGCGTACGTCCTCGTCGTCGGCATCGGCGGCAGCGCGCTCGGCGCGGCGACCATCGCCGAGGCGCTCGGCGACTCGCGGATCCTGACGCTCGACAACGTCGATCCCGACCACGTCTCGGAGGTGCTCTCGTTGCTCCCGCTCTCCGAGACGGCCGTGACGGTCGTCTCCCGATCGGGCACCACCGCCGAGACGCTGGCGAACTTCCTCGTGGTGCGCGAGGCGTTCGCCGAGGTGGGCGTCGACTGGACCGAACGAGTGGTGACGATAACGGGCGACTCCGGCCCGCTGCGCGAACTGGCCGACCGCCACGACCTGCCCGCACTCGCGGTTCCCGACGGCGTCCCGGGCCGGTTTTCGGCGCTTTCACCTGTTGGTCTCGCTCCGGCAGCCATCCGTGGCCACGACATCGGGGCGATTCTGGATGGCGGTGCGCGCGCGGCGGATCTCTCGCCCTCGCTGTTCGAGACGCCGGCCTACGCCTACGGGGCCGTGGCGTACGCGCTCGACATGCGCGGCGCGGTGATCAACGCGATGATGCCCTACGCCGAATCGCTCGAATCGTTCGCCGAGTGGTTCGCACAGTTATGGGCCGAGAGCCTCGGCAAGGACGGGCTCGGCCAGCTGCCCACCAGAGCGCTCGGCGCGACCGACCAGCACTCCCAGCTCCAGCGCTACCGGGCGGGTCCCGGAAACACGCTCGTCACGCTCGTTCGCCCGCGCGAGCGCCCCGATCTTCGAGTTCCAGAGACCGACCACGACGACCTCGCGTATCTCGGTGGCACGGGGCTCGGCGAGCTCCTGGATGCGGAGTTCGCCGCCACCGAAGCGAGCCTCGCCGAGGCCGGCCGTCCCTCGGTGCGGATCGAACTCGATCGGGTCGACGAGGCCGGGATCGGCGAACTGCTCTACACGATGGAGGTCGCCTGCGTGCTCGCGGGCGAACTCTACGGCATCGAGACGTTCACCCAGCCCGCCGTCGAGTGGGGCAAGCGCGCGGCCCGCGGGCTGATCGGCGACGGAAACGACGAGAGCGACTCCGTCGCCGAGAAGACCCGCCTCGTCGTCAAGTAG